TGATTCCTCTGAGGTTTAGGTGTCAAGTCATGAGCACATGGGAAAATAGGAATGTTTTTGAAAGTTAGAATTGATTTTGGTTCCGGAGTAGAGAGCGAAGCATTTCTGTGTGTACTAAAGACTCAGCcatatttctcttcttccctACTTAAAAGGTAACTTATGAAATTGACTTTTGACTAGGGTGTACACTAAACTTTTATAATTTAACATGATTGTCTATAGAAACTGGGTTTTTTGAgggtcaaatattttttttaaagtcatgaaaATGACAATCTCTCAGCCTCTTGAACTGGCTTGGTGTTCATTGTGCAGAGATTTGTACTCCTAGAAACCCATATGAAGTTAAAATGCCCAGAAAAGTTACAGAGACCTATCAAAAAATCTAGtagaattaaaaagaagaaagttgaatGCATTTGTATGTTGTTGAACACTAGCTGATCAGGGAAAGCTTTGAGCCCAAGGCTCAGTGAATGCAAGTCCTCCATGTGTAAGATACATCACATGATCCACGCCAGACTTCCTGTAAAGCATTCTGCTGTCAGGtggctatcttttttttaaaaaaacatttactcattatgtatacagtgttctgcaggtcagaaggggacaccagatcttactacagatggttgtgagccaccatgtggttgctgggaattgaactcaggacctctggaacagtaggcagtgctcttaacctctgagccatctctccagcccccaggtggCTATTTTGAGTTGATTATGTGGATATTAGATAcgtaagaaaatattttccttcaattTAGGTGTTTGCCACGACGAGCTGCTTGAATTGGCCAAGGTTCACTTTGGTGATTCTTTGTGCACGCACAGAGGAGAAGTGCCAGCTCTGCCCCCCTGTGAGTTCACTGGAAGCGAGGTAGGCAAGCTCTTCCTTAGGTTCGGCCTCTGCAAGTCTCCTACTTAAAAATGAGCTGCTGGGATTGAGAACACGGCTCAGCGGTTTGCGGTGCTTGCTGCACTTGTAGAGGACAGtaggctcacagccacctgcgactccagttccggggaagCTGACACCCTCTTGACCTCTCTgggctccaacacacacacaccacacacacacacacacacacacacacacacacacacacacacacacacacggggcggggggcaattaaaaatgttaaagtagAGAGGAGTGTATAAAATCTGTGTTtcaggctggagagttggctccaAGGGTAAATAAAGGTGCTGGTCATCTTGGGACTCGCTGGTATAGAGCGAACAGACTCACATTGGATGGCTTCTGAACTCAACATCCTTCCTGCCCatgcccacatatacacataacaaacaaaatgtagccttttttaaagtgtgtattTCTAGTAGGGAAATGTGTAAGCTGAAACACAGGAAGGGAAAAGGATGGGCACATTTGCTTACATTCCTTCCTGTTTCATGTAAGtgccttgcttttctttcctgaggAAGCGGGGTGTAAGAGCAGTGGTCATAGTTGCtcactgtgtgttttccttttgcaCAATGCATATTTACATGTGCTACGGTATAAACGCAACCTTATAGTAAAAAGACTGAATTCTGACCTTTGCCCTGGGTGTGTGGTAGGTTTTCTTTCTGCCCTACAGGCACAGTTGGGATTGCGGAGGATCTGCTTTCAGCTGCAGTGTTGGGCTTCAGGTCTAGTTGGCCGCATGGTGCTGTTCACAGCAGTGTGGTGTTGGCAGCTAGAGCTGTACAATTTTACTGCTTGCATGTGGATCAAAACATCCCAGTATACACTAGTGAGATAAGGCCACCCTGTTGACCAGGTGCTACTTCCAGTGCGGCGGTCTGGTGGAGTAAACTATTCTGGAACTCTAGGACTAGTGTTAGTTAACTAGTTACCTGTATCAGGCTTTCTCTGGGCTGTCAGCCAGCACCCGATAAATGGAGACttgttagttatgaatgctcaacctTATGTTTGCTccactggctcttataacttaacctgttccTCTTCATCTCCATTTGCCTGGGGCTGTTTACCTTTCCTTCTGTGTGTCCTGCTGTCACTGCTTCCTCTCTGTGGTAGGCGATGCCTGGCTGGACTGCCCTGggtgtctccctttcttccttctctcctctcttgagCCTAGAGTCCTCCTCATATTCTCGCTgctcaccagccccacctatccctctactgctgAACTGTTGGctctttagctttttattagatcaaaaAGGGGTCTTATGCAGGCAGAGCATTGTTAAGGAAAGGTAACATcaatgtaacacagctttacGTAGTTAAAGGACTATTTATTCCACAGCAGTTACCTTGTTTGTTCTAATCCAGATCCGAGTGAGAGACGACAAGATGCCTTTGGCACACCTTGCAATAGCTGTTGAAGCGGTTGGCTGGGCACATCCAGACACAATCTGTCTCATGGTTGCAAACACACTGATTGGCAACTGGGATCGCTCTTTTGGAGGAGGAATGGTAAGTGGTTTTTGAATAACTTTGTGATAAATGGAAGACtgtcatgttttttaaaatgtgaattcctTGTAAGGCTCTTGCCATTTTTGAAATGGCAAAAATAGATTACTTGTACCATGACTCTTGACTTAAAATGTTAACTCATCTTGGATTGTACCTAAGCCAGGAAAAAAACCGCCTTTGTTATACTGTTTGCTAGTGGGATGGTTAACAAAATAAGGGCAGAAGAATCCGTTTTTACTGTTCTAATAGTACTAGTAGGTACTGTGGTAACCACACTGTGATGTCCGTCAGTGTTAATGTTCTGACCTTCTGGGCACTCTATCTTCATTGGTGCACACTGAAGACCCCAGAGGCAAAGAAATCCACAGCTAACTCTGAACTGTTGGGAATGTATAAGGCTTGGCTTGTGCTGCAGCAGTGCCTTGCCTCACACACCTGAGCTCTCGGCTCAACCAAGGACAAAATAAGGAGCAGTACGTCTGAAGAAAGCAGGCATGGTCAAAAGCTGTTAAAGAGGCAGAAAGCACGGACCTCTTTGTACTATTTTTACaacttttctaaaatgtttacatttcaaAATACAGTAGATTTGTCCCAAAGATCCAAAGTCCGTTTCCTGTGACTATCTTAGATTTCGGTACAGCATCACCTCAGGGTGCACAATCAGAGCCTTCTGTGTCCGTAGCTACTAAACCAGTTGCAAGAACGCATTGCTTTTATATTCTCTGTTGAGGCAGATAAGTGTAATTCTTCCTTGGATTATAAAGTTACTGTTGAGGTGTTGCTGGGTAGAACTGGGAGCCTAAGCAGAGATcagtacatgtctttaatcccagtactcaggaggaaaaCACAGGTCAATctctaacctggtctacatagtgtgttgTAAGCGAGCCAGGGCTATGTAATGACCgtgtctctaaaaataaactcCTCAATGGCTAACCATGTAGGGTTGGCACTCAACTGACAGCCACAgagctcactgtgtgtgtggaCTTGGATCCATGTGTCCATTGTACAAACCAAGTTGGATTGTTTTCCTTTACAGAATTTATCTAGCAAGCTGGCCCAGTTGGCTTGTCACGGCAATCTCTGCCACAGCTTCCAGTCCTTCAACACGTCCTACACAGACACCGGACTGTGGGGACTCTACATGGTCTGTGAACAAGCGACGGTGGCTGACATGCTGAGCGCTGTGCAGAAGGAATGGTGAGGGGACGGTGTGACGTCCTTTACCTGAAGTTTATTATCTTAGGCTGTTTCCTAGTGGCGGTGACTTTAGCTTCAAAGGAGTGGTTGCCATGTTTTTAAGGACAGGTATTTCTTTTAAACCTCACGTGAAGCTAATTATGctctcaaatatttatatatcaaCTGGACGTTCAGAAAATACCTCTAAAAGCATGAGTGGAGACATAGGTCAGCGGTAAAACACGTGACTTCCTTAGCATGCCCAGAACCCTGGTCTGAACCCCTGGGACTtcccaaaggaagaaggaaaggcaggCTAGACAGGCGAATGTGAACTTAGCATAagaaagcagtggttctcacatTTCCTCATGGCGTGACCCTTTAGGACAGTTCCTCATGGtttgctgaccccaaccataaaattacttcataactgtaattttctactgttatgaaccgtaatgtaaatatctgataagacAGATCATGGGTTGAAAACTACTGACCAAAAGGATTAGTCAGTAGGCCAAGGCAGAAAAACTTAACAGTGCTTCCTAgaaatttgtttctttcattattacGAGCCTTAAGCCTCTAAATTTAGCTAACTgggatattttttgcttcttaaaTACTGGGCTATTAGACTCAGCCAGTTGTCTTGAGAAGCTAAGAGGTGACCACTGACCTTCCCCTCTCTGAGCTCACACGGCGACTCCATAGATGCCTGTTCTCACAACATGGCCGCTGTTAGTGACTGTATCGCTCAGTCTGCTCATTAGCAATTAGACAGGATTTTTTGAGAAGTTAATGGTACTTGGAAAATAATTCGTATTTTACCTTTAGTTTTAGGATTAGTAACTTCAGGTTTTTGCTGACTTGAAATACAGCCATTTGTATGTTGTATGATGACAGTGAGTTAGATGTAGGAACGTTTCCCAGGCACTCACGGCCATTTCTGCTGCGTTGTAGGATGCGACTGTGCACCAGCGTGACTGGGAGTGAAGTAGCACGGGCAAAAAACCTCCTGAAAACAAACATGCTGCTGCAGCTGGACGGTGCTTCAGAGGGCGGGCGGGAGGGCGCGGCGGACAGCCCCGCTTTGACTGTCTCATGGCCCATGTCTCTCTGCACACTTAGATTCCCTTCTTAACAGGCTCGACTCCAATCTGTGAAGACATCGGCAGGCAGATGCTGTGCTATAACAGGAGAATTCCCATCCCCGAGCTTGAAGCGAGAATTGATGTAAGTAATCCTTAGGTCAGTTACCAAGGCCGAGGTCCCCAACTCATGGTTTAGTTTAGCAAGGTCACGCATGTAGAATCCGTCTTCACTACAAAAAGTCCTGATGATATCGCCCGTTTTAGGCTGTGAATGCAGAGATGGTTCGAGAAGTCTGTACCAAGTACATTTATGACAAAAGTCCAGCCATTGCTGCACTTGGTAAGCCTGGCTCTCCCCTTGTGCACACAGTTGCTAAGGACTTGGGATTCTGTTCTCACTGTCTTCTTTTTAATCCATAGGTCCTATTGAGCGGTTACCAGATTTTAACCAGATTTGTAGTAACATGCGCTGGATTCGTGATTAATTTTTGTGATCAAATATtctgcacacatatatatttataaaaccagagatcttgaagttttaaaaagctgCCAGTCTtcagatgaaaaaataaaaatgtatttggaaCTTTGGCACTGGTCTGTCATGTACACTTTTAGAGGCTAAGACTACAGCCCTGATGATTGTTTAGTGTAACGGCTGAACTTTGTGTTGGGAGCA
This region of Arvicola amphibius chromosome 18, mArvAmp1.2, whole genome shotgun sequence genomic DNA includes:
- the Pmpcb gene encoding mitochondrial-processing peptidase subunit beta — its product is MAAAAVSRTLLSAARRRLWGFTRRLPHGGAAAQPWCCGGSRLRSTQAAPQVVLNVPETRVTCLENGLRVASENSGLSTCTVGLWIDAGSRYENEKNNGTAHFLEHMAFKGTKKRSQLDLELEIENMGAHLNAYTSREQTVYYAKAFSKDLPRAVEILADIIQNSTLGEAEIERERGVILREMQEVETNLQEVVFDYLHATAYQNTALGRTILGPTENIKSINRKDLVDYITTHYKGPRIVLAAAGGVCHDELLELAKVHFGDSLCTHRGEVPALPPCEFTGSEIRVRDDKMPLAHLAIAVEAVGWAHPDTICLMVANTLIGNWDRSFGGGMNLSSKLAQLACHGNLCHSFQSFNTSYTDTGLWGLYMVCEQATVADMLSAVQKEWMRLCTSVTGSEVARAKNLLKTNMLLQLDGSTPICEDIGRQMLCYNRRIPIPELEARIDAVNAEMVREVCTKYIYDKSPAIAALGPIERLPDFNQICSNMRWIRD